A segment of the Lolium perenne isolate Kyuss_39 chromosome 3, Kyuss_2.0, whole genome shotgun sequence genome:
TCCCCGGCGCCGACATTTCTTGCAGCAGCCGTCGCCTTTGACTGACAGCCAATCTGTTCTTCCTTTCTTGGTTCCCCTGACTCTTCAGGTTCAGATTCGCCTTCGCCGGACCTGGAGGACGCCTTGTCCAAGCAGGGGAGCAGGGCGGAGGTGCTGGACCAAGACGACGACACCGGCGGCAAGATTCTCCCTTCTCCGGAGACAGGTAAATAAACCAGCAGTATTCATTTCCAGATTCCGTACCGCTCTTGCTCTGGTTTCTTTCTACTGGCTCGCACGCAACGTCCAGGCTATCCGGCGATAAAGATTGCTGCTCATTATTTTTCTCCTCAATCCCTTTCCTCCTTTTCGCTTTAGATTCGGGTCAAAGTGCGTCGCTGGGGAACACGAGGAAGGACGACATTGCGAGGGAGGGTGCCGCCCCttccggcggcggcgccgccgctctTCTCCCTCCATTGTCGTCCGAGGAACCAGCAAACGGCACGCGAGAACAAGGTGAGGAGTTAAATCAATAGGTCAATCACTTTGATTTGCTGCAAGATGACACTCTACTTTTCCCCTGTTTTACGGAGAGGGGAATCGCTAGATTCTAACAAGCTTTTCTTGTCAGGTGGTGTTGAGGATGAGGAGCTGCAGGTGCGGGATGCTATTGCCAATTCCACCAAGAAGAGCAGCAATGGCAGCTCGCCGGCCGTGTTTCAGTCCGACCCCGCAACCCTACCAGTTCCTCCCGTCCAGCAGAGTCCTCCGGCTCAGCAGCAGGAGACCGAGGTTCCTCCGGTCCAGCAGATTCCCCTCATTACAGAGCCCAACCACACAGGTACCCACTCGTCATCTAGTAATTCCTCCGACTCTTTCCATGGTAAATAAGACAGGAACGATTTTGTTTCCGTTTCCAGTCTCCGTCGCCAGGATTTCTAGATCAATTCTCCAACCACCTTTGGCTGGCTGTAGTTGCAAAATGTAGGTTGCATTTCGGGCAcgcatttttcttttctttttgcaggTTTCTTTCTCCGCCCCAAACAATGCGCTTGCTATTCTGGACCACCCCTTTGCTTTTACCCCTTTGTAGTACATGATCTTCAGCTTTCTTGATAGGAGGGCAATGTGGCGTCGTCATTCCCATCCCCATAGCTGACGGATAGCCCCGATTTCTCTCTAGACCTCTCTTGTTGCTTTGATCATCATGTCGTCGGGGTCCTACGCGAGCAATGTTCTTGTCTCCGAGAAAAAGATTTTCTTTGGCTGATTGCTTTTATTTCTTTCTGCCCCAATCATTAACTCTGATCGATCATGGCTACCTAACTAACCAGCGACGTGTTTTTGATGTCTGAAATCAAGGTCCCGAGCAGTCGGCGTCGGCGCCTCCGCGGGAGTGGAAGCCGCTGTGCGACCTGGCGTCCAACCGGCGCATCGACTGGTGCGAGCTCGACGGCGACGTGCGCGTCCACGGCGCCCAGGGCACGGTCACCCTCGTCGGCGCCGCCAAGGCCGAGGAGTGGCGCGTCAAGCCCTACCCGCGCAAGGTCGACTCCAACGCCATGCGCTTCGTGCGCGAGATCACCGTGCGCTCCAGGCTGCCCGGCGGCGCCATCGGCCAAGAGGCGGCGGAGTGCTCAGAGCGGCGCGACGTGCCGGCGCTGGTCTTCTCGGACCGCGGGTACGTGGGCAACTACTTCCACGCCTACACGGACGTGATCCTGCCGCTGTTCCTCACCGCCAAGCAGTACGGCGGGGAGGTGCTGTTCCTGGTCTCCGACTTCCAGATGTGGTGGCTCGGCAAGTTCATGCCCGTCTTCAAGTCGCTCTCCAACTACGACCTCGTCGACCTCGCCGCCGACAACCGCACGCGCTGCTTCCGGCACGTGCAGGTCGGCCTCACATGCCACTCCGACTTCAGCATCGACCCGCGCCGCGCCCCCAACGGCTACTCCATGCTCGACTTCACCAAGTTTATGCGCACAACCTACAACCTCCCCCGCGACCTCGCCGTTCCCGCCAATGCCAACACCCGCCCCCGGCTCCTCATCATCGCCAGGGCACGCACGCGACGGTTCGTGAACGCCGACGAGATCGTCCGCGCGGCAAAGAAGGTCGGGTTCGAGGTGGTGGTCTCCGAGGGCACCCACGAGATCGCCCCGTTCGCGGAGGAAGCAAACAGCTGCGACGCCATGCTGGGCGTGCACGGCGCCGGGCTGACCAACATGGTGTTCCTGCCCACGCGCGGGGTGGTCATCCAGGTGGTGCCGCTCGGCGGGCTGGAGTTCGTCGCCGGCTACTTCCGCTCGCCGTCCAGGGACATGGGGCTGGAGTACTTCGAGTACCGGATCGCAAGGAACGAGAGCACGCTCACGGACCAGTACCCGCCGGACCACCCCATCTTCACCGACCCCGACGGCGTCAAGAGCAAGGGCTGGGACTCGCTCAAGGAGGCCTACCTCGACAAGCAGGACGTCCGGCTCGACATGCGCCGCTTCCGGCCGGTCCTCAAGAAGGCCATCGCGCACATCAGAGCAAACAAGCCGCTCCAGTGAATCCATCCAGCATATACCATTTTTTTCACTTTTCTTCTTCAGTTTTTATGATATATATACAGTATATGTAGATTCTATAAGCAAGTGTATGTAGCAGGTAGCAGATGAGATCGACCGACAAGAAATGTATGATAGGGCAGACATGGTGAAGTAGTGCCCAGTCGATCCATGGATAGATGATATGGTCAGAGATCTTAGATTATGGGTGGAAGGTTTATTCAGGGTGGCGCTCCTAATAATTCATTTCATTATTCTTTTGCAAATATGATACACCCTACCTCAAAAAAAAAGCAAATATGATACACCCTCTGCCCGAGTTCATAGGGCTAACCATATTTCTAGATTGCTAGCTTGGCAAACATAATATTAGTTGTACAACATAAAAATTATATCACTACAACGTAGAACATCTGAATTTTCTAAAGATGTATGTTTTGTATTATATATTTTGTATTATCATGGTCAAATTTATGACCTAGTACATGCAAACCTTATGAATCCGGACGGATGGAGTACTCCCAGATCCCGATTTACAGGTAATGTGTGTATCCCTAGATCTTTAATTTAACCGACGCAATATAAATTATAGCACACAAAATTATTTTTTTAGAAAGACCtttttaatgatataatttttatgttATAATTTTTTTAGATGGATAGATGAGATGATCAGATTAGCCGAAAAGTGTACAAGGTCTTAGATTATGGATGGAAGGTTTATTGCTCTCCTAGTAATTCATTTGATTATTCTTCTGCAAATAAGAAAACAAAATCTTGGTTGATTTATTGATAATGTGAATATATTTACGGTGTGACATGGTCAAATTTCAGTTGCAATTGCAACTTGCGTTGAGGACTAGCATGAATCACAAAGCAAATATAACGGTTTGATTTTTTTAGTTACACATAAAATAATAATTTTTTAATTACACTTAAGATATCTCAATTACAAATCTTAGTTGAAACTGAAAAAAAATCAGTTACAATTGAACTTATAACCCATATGAACTCATATGCACGAACCACGATGTAATTGAATGGTGTAGAACTTGACAAAGCACTAACGAAATATTGATATCTTTGCAACCATGTTAAGAAACAATCGAAACACTAACAGTATCCTATTGGGAGCGTCGGCACCTGCTTCCCAATTTAGGGAGCGGTTGGTCACACCGGCGATCATGAAACGTAGACGCCCAAAAATATTAAGGTTTGAATTTGCACAAATATTATAGGATCGCCGTTGGTGCCGTTGTCAGTGCAAGACCAGGCCTATTGAGGTCGACGACGCGGTTGATGTCGATCGCCGACCACCACTATGTTTGCCTATCGCTAGCCACATGTACGTCCATGTTGAACAACCGTTGCAACAACATATGCTGCCTGGCGCATCCTCTGGATCGTTGGCCGCGCGGGCAGCCGCCTGCAACTCTAGCTCCAGTTCCCACCATGTCTTCTCTGGCTGCGGTGGCTGGGCTGGGAGTACCGGCGGGAGGATCGGCACCCTGCGGCGACTGAGGATCTGCGCTTCCTCCTTGTTCACTGCCGGCTCCTTCTGCGGGCGGAGGGGTGCCGGTGCCGAGGAATACGACCTTGCCCTGTCCCGGATGATAATCCATCTACTCTGTCTCGACGTAGGATAGGGCGCCGATCGATGCTAGCCGTCGGAGCTGGAGCCGAAGCGTGACAATGGAGAAAGCGTTGCGGGCGTGGTGGACAGGCCCGCCAGGTAGCGCATTCATGAGCGGGGAACTCTGCCGTCGCCGCGTGGAACTAGCGGGCAGCGTCTCGTCGCACCGCCGTCGTGTCGGGAACCATCACGCCCAttgaagacgacgaccagccTTCTCCCCGCGGGCATTTTATCGCGACAGGCGGCTACTCTCGCTAAGAGGAAGGCCCCACACGCCTAATCCTACGTGGCGCGAGGCGCCGGTGCCCGTTTGACACCCCAcacgaaggggccggcacggggttacCGGCGATTGTATTAGGCTCTAAAACTGACTGACTACTAATTAAGGGTGCCGATGTGCCCAAAAAACGCGTCCCGAACCACTAAATTTTTATTGAGGTGCTCTAATAATATAGACAAATTTAAAAAAAGCTCTGCCGAGGCCCTGAGAAACTCGCAACAGCATGAACAAACGAAAATGCAATGGTGCGGTTGAAATGGGGCGTGGTGGAAATCTCTGCCGTTCACATGCATAGGGATGCCCATCTGTGGGGTTCGCCAGCCTGCCCACTCATTGCAAAAGATTCCATTCTTCAAATACGCTACTAATTCTAAAGTGTGTATAACTTTCGCATAATAAATGCAAATgagattttgtttgcatatttgacTTTCTCGTGACGAACTCTTCGAAATGAGTCTAatatttaatttttaaaaatggGTTTCGTGAATTGCATGTAGTCCGTATGACATGTTAATGTAGTCTTGCGAAAAGTATTGCTGGATTTATAAAGTACTTGTCAATTTATTCCTATGGTATATGCAGTACTGATAAAAGTACTGTTGCTTTTACACATGATAACTATAGATTACTTTTTCACGTGGAGCCATGTTGAACCGAATCTCGAGAAACATGACTAACAACAACGGCTGTGATATCAATCACACCCCATTTCGACCACACCATTTGTGGGTCGATGAACAAATTATCATCATTGGCGGTACTGAAGCACGAAAAATGTTCTCCAAACAGATGCATCCAAAGAACAATGCACATGGTTATCATCCATTTTTGTTGATGACGGAAAAGTTTGGCATTTTTGCACATCCATTTATCTAGTAGATGGCACAATCTGTTACAACGCATCTGACTGGTTGTAGTATGACACAAGCAAGCAGGAAACAGATCGCATCCGGATGCGTTGCTTGCGACACCACGTCTTCTTCCGTCGTCAACTCTGCAGAAGATGTCAAATTTGGATAAAATTTTGTTGTTTTCTCCTCGAAAAAAGAGAAATCAGAGTAGAATATCCGGAGCTTTAGCGACGCCGAGGCGTGGAGCTTCCCTTTTTTAACCAGGGCGTGTTGATCTGTATTTGACCACGATTTTCCAGGTAAGAAACCTCGTAATCGCCACGAGTTCGTGCCGACAGATCTGGCAGCATCGTCGCTGTGCGCGAGTAGTATGGGAGAACGTGAGCACGTCTCGCACGAGAGAGCATCTCCTGGCCCTCAAGCCACATGACGCATAAACAATCTGCTTTCTTCTGTGTGAACTGTAGAgaatctgttttttttttttttgaaagtagCTTATCACGTCTACCATGCGATCTGTAGAGAATCTGTTTTATATACGTGTCCGATGAAGATTAGACTAAACAAGCAAGCCTTAAATGATGGTTAGTTGCCCCATCGCACAACACAAGCTAAGCACCAGTCTTAACCGCACAATATTGTGATATCATCAGTACTTGTATGTGCTAAATGCCTGCATTAGGTAATGTTTGAAACTGGGAAAAATTGGCAAGGTCTGAAGGTTAGCTGCGCCATCGTACGTGTAGTCAGCAATTAGTTGGAGCACTTGCTAATCCTGCTGGTTAGTTATCTGACCATGATATGGCTTGCCTAGTTTGGTAAGTCCGGTACTACTACCTACATCCCAAAAATTAatacttatattatttttagaaagttaaATTATGTCAAGGTTAACTaaatttttaccaaaaatcattaaaatgcaaaatacaaaattagtatcattaaatagatcataaaatatattttagcatggtatctacaaaatattatatttgttggtatattgttctaaaagtttggttaaactttacttggtttggtttttcaaaaaaatataagTCTTAAGCTTTACGATGGAGTAGTATTATGAGAGCCTCTTCGGCGGACCGATATATCAGTTCGAAAATGAAAATCGAGACGATATGAAGTTTGTAGCGGTTATTGGGTCAGACCAGACTTTGTATGCATGGTTTGGTTCGTAAACTATTTAAATATTGTTGATTAGACACCGCAATGCACTAGTCGAAAACAGGGCCGTAGCACCGTTTGTAAGGGGCTTTAGCACCGGTTGTCCAACCGGTGCAAAGCATTCAGTGCTAAAGACTCCCCACTTTAGCCTGCAGAGCGTCCGGACGGGAGGACCTTTAGCATCGGTTCGTGCCGCGACAGGAAAATGCTCCAAAAAGCTACCGCGGCAAAACCCGCTACCGGTGCCATTTTTTATCCaatttttttctaattattttccactccctctttatttatattttttcagaatttgtagtattttagttatttgacaagtttagtctctaactataaTTAATCTCaactcaaattacttactcgtggtcccaTCTTCCCACTattccagcactagcacgcttaactttcgaGTTCGTTTccatcccgcttccaagtgcttcgcgcgcatgttattgatagtagtatcatatcaatcctattaacatgttggtcacgatatcacacttctttattgtttgaattccaactaattcttttaataaacaaaagtaatgatgtaataataatcttgaataaataaataaagaataaatttttatttttttattaaaatagaaaacctgaaaatttgaaaatataaAACCTATTAAGTAATATCAATAGTAATATTTATGCAAGAAGGAATTATTAATTTATGTTAAGTAATCTTTATGCAAGAAGGATTTATTAatttaaatttttttaaaaataaaaaaatcctgaatttctggtaaaaactaaaattttcccgctttcatatttccatttggaattttgagaatctaaaaattggttaACC
Coding sequences within it:
- the LOC127340826 gene encoding beta-1,2-xylosyltransferase XYXT1-like; protein product: MEGGGKLGYGHHHHDTAKLLKAVSRNVEPRNFGIGLVAGFLIVTCAYFSTAKFDAIHIALVSPEARNAATGIGTPVSAAQASSQRLGSDSPSPDLEDALSKQGSRAEVLDQDDDTGGKILPSPETDSGQSASLGNTRKDDIAREGAAPSGGGAAALLPPLSSEEPANGTREQGGVEDEELQVRDAIANSTKKSSNGSSPAVFQSDPATLPVPPVQQSPPAQQQETEVPPVQQIPLITEPNHTGPEQSASAPPREWKPLCDLASNRRIDWCELDGDVRVHGAQGTVTLVGAAKAEEWRVKPYPRKVDSNAMRFVREITVRSRLPGGAIGQEAAECSERRDVPALVFSDRGYVGNYFHAYTDVILPLFLTAKQYGGEVLFLVSDFQMWWLGKFMPVFKSLSNYDLVDLAADNRTRCFRHVQVGLTCHSDFSIDPRRAPNGYSMLDFTKFMRTTYNLPRDLAVPANANTRPRLLIIARARTRRFVNADEIVRAAKKVGFEVVVSEGTHEIAPFAEEANSCDAMLGVHGAGLTNMVFLPTRGVVIQVVPLGGLEFVAGYFRSPSRDMGLEYFEYRIARNESTLTDQYPPDHPIFTDPDGVKSKGWDSLKEAYLDKQDVRLDMRRFRPVLKKAIAHIRANKPLQ